From a single Coriobacteriaceae bacterium genomic region:
- a CDS encoding HNH endonuclease, with translation MNDIDLAVPLMDGPSYDRACSLVPSEYVEAWEWFLGEEQRGGVWTSLPHHTKEDSPQYQYRLRIGSDFFPVTRDSGIFWPGQDRVKQDPNKIFALSVHNSKKSFYTDVPPLYLDDGTWVIKYSVQAPGAVGSRDQNYNRKMLNCMECGVPVGVIFATEVGYKVLGLAFVERFEPENGWFVLHGPVHKGGPDPRFAPDMSYLKHIPVDIEFAGQGATDDEKVRYALRRERLGQQWFRKQLVAAYDGRCAVSDCGVSEALEAAHIENYSGPKSQVASNGILLRRDLHSLFDAHLISFEPVCGEYRLCGSYLLDKTDYASFAGATLRQPDERQWRPDTVFLEAHRIEFDRSEKKREKAGLLPY, from the coding sequence ATGAACGACATTGACCTTGCTGTTCCGTTGATGGATGGACCAAGCTATGACCGCGCCTGCAGTCTCGTGCCTTCCGAATACGTTGAGGCATGGGAGTGGTTTCTGGGTGAGGAACAGCGCGGCGGCGTTTGGACCAGCCTTCCGCACCACACCAAGGAAGATAGTCCTCAGTATCAGTACCGTTTGAGAATTGGCTCGGACTTCTTTCCCGTAACGCGGGATTCAGGGATCTTCTGGCCGGGCCAGGATCGGGTGAAGCAAGATCCCAATAAGATCTTTGCGCTTTCGGTCCATAACTCTAAAAAGAGCTTCTACACCGATGTGCCTCCGCTCTATTTGGATGACGGTACGTGGGTCATTAAGTATTCGGTCCAAGCGCCAGGAGCCGTTGGTTCTCGAGACCAGAATTACAACCGTAAAATGCTCAACTGCATGGAATGTGGCGTCCCAGTCGGAGTCATATTTGCAACCGAGGTGGGCTATAAGGTGCTCGGCCTTGCGTTTGTTGAGCGGTTCGAGCCCGAAAATGGATGGTTTGTTCTGCACGGTCCTGTTCATAAAGGCGGACCGGACCCTCGTTTTGCGCCCGACATGAGTTATCTGAAGCACATACCCGTCGATATTGAGTTTGCCGGACAGGGTGCGACCGACGACGAAAAGGTCCGCTATGCGTTAAGGCGCGAGCGATTGGGGCAGCAATGGTTCCGCAAGCAGCTCGTTGCCGCCTATGATGGCCGTTGCGCGGTGTCGGACTGCGGCGTCAGTGAAGCTCTGGAGGCTGCACATATCGAGAATTACTCGGGACCCAAATCGCAGGTTGCCAGCAACGGTATTCTGCTTCGGCGCGATCTTCATTCCCTATTTGATGCTCACCTGATTTCGTTTGAGCCTGTTTGCGGCGAATATCGGCTGTGCGGATCGTACCTGCTGGATAAGACCGACTACGCTTCCTTTGCGGGTGCGACGCTAAGGCAGCCGGATGAGCGTCAGTGGCGACCCGATACGGTGTTTCTTGAGGCCCATCGCATTGAGTTCGATCGCTCGGAAAAGAAGCGTGAAAAGGCGGGGCTTCTGCCGTATTAG
- a CDS encoding putative DNA binding domain-containing protein, with protein sequence MNENELTGLLESLRRMGSDDLNVEVKESATTLSRDVWETVSAFANTAGGIIVLGVSERAGFVPVENFETEKVLNQFVSGMGDAGGRGKLANPPKYTIERVELQDVIVLVITIEELDPSSKPCYVIERGAQGGSYKRIDDKDVPLSSTEVLALASYGRATPSDRDAVAGAGADNLDETLVDRTIDRAFSLTPRAMRGAPDKQTKLERLNILDSQGNVTKAGLLVVGTYPQQFYPKLFIDVAVHAGTQKGMAGSLRFMDRTICEGTLGEMISDAVAAVAKNLRRTSTVQGVSRVDSLEIPEEVLREAIANAVIHREYGDRFCGQSIAVDVFDDRVEVTNPGGLYGGKTRENLFDGSSRCRNATLVKLMSIVPLPDGAGSPAEGNGSGIPMMIDAMRAHGLAGPLFCPGFDRFKVVLYRSKIEPVDHGGGLIVTALKHYGELGTRELAEHTGLTISQVRSRVNALIAQGELEPTAPATSRNRKYRLSERVG encoded by the coding sequence GCGATGTGTGGGAAACGGTGAGCGCATTCGCGAACACTGCCGGCGGAATCATCGTGCTCGGAGTGAGTGAGCGCGCAGGTTTTGTCCCGGTTGAGAACTTCGAGACCGAGAAAGTGCTCAACCAATTTGTGTCAGGCATGGGTGATGCGGGCGGTCGAGGAAAGCTGGCCAATCCGCCTAAATACACGATCGAGCGAGTGGAGCTTCAGGACGTCATCGTTCTCGTCATTACGATTGAGGAGCTCGATCCGTCGAGCAAGCCCTGCTATGTCATAGAGCGGGGCGCCCAGGGCGGCAGCTACAAGCGCATCGATGACAAAGATGTGCCGCTTTCATCGACCGAGGTGCTCGCATTGGCGTCATACGGTCGAGCGACTCCGAGCGATCGGGACGCGGTGGCGGGTGCGGGCGCGGACAATCTCGACGAGACGCTGGTCGACCGTACGATAGATCGGGCTTTCTCGTTGACGCCCCGGGCAATGCGCGGCGCGCCGGACAAACAAACGAAGCTGGAGCGCCTAAATATCCTTGATTCCCAGGGCAATGTCACCAAGGCTGGACTCCTAGTTGTGGGCACCTACCCTCAGCAGTTCTATCCCAAGCTCTTCATTGACGTGGCTGTCCATGCGGGAACTCAGAAGGGCATGGCGGGGTCGCTGAGGTTCATGGACCGCACAATCTGTGAGGGAACGTTGGGCGAGATGATCTCGGATGCCGTCGCAGCCGTCGCCAAGAATTTGCGGCGAACCTCGACCGTCCAAGGCGTCTCGCGTGTCGACTCGCTTGAGATTCCCGAGGAGGTTCTGCGCGAGGCAATCGCCAACGCCGTAATCCATCGAGAATACGGGGATCGGTTCTGTGGACAATCGATTGCCGTCGACGTCTTTGATGATCGTGTCGAGGTGACAAATCCTGGCGGCCTTTACGGGGGAAAGACTCGCGAGAACTTGTTTGACGGCAGCTCCCGATGCCGTAACGCGACGCTTGTGAAGCTCATGTCGATTGTCCCGCTGCCGGATGGCGCAGGTTCGCCGGCTGAGGGCAATGGCTCGGGCATCCCGATGATGATCGATGCCATGCGCGCGCATGGTCTGGCCGGGCCCCTGTTCTGCCCGGGATTCGATCGGTTCAAGGTCGTACTTTACCGTTCAAAGATCGAGCCGGTCGATCATGGCGGGGGCTTAATTGTGACGGCACTCAAACACTACGGCGAGCTGGGGACGCGCGAGCTGGCAGAGCACACAGGGCTCACAATTTCCCAGGTTAGGTCGCGCGTCAACGCGCTCATTGCTCAAGGCGAGCTTGAGCCCACGGCGCCGGCGACGAGCCGCAACCGCAAGTATCGACTGTCGGAGCGCGTGGGATAG